GAAACGCTTCGGTAGGCTGGTCGACAGTGACGTAGGCCCGGACCATGGCCGTCCGAGCGACGAGGCCTGCATCAGGCATTTCATCGAACATCTGACGCGCGATGTCGACGAAGCCGATGGCAGAGCAAACGGATATAAGAGCGCTGGAGATGAATTCATTGGAGAGGAGTCCGACCTTGCGGACGTGCGAGTGGAGCTGTTGTGCCGCGCGGAGGGCCGAAGGTGCGGCGAAGGTGGTGTCGGTGGCGATGGATTTGATGAGCCGCACGAGCGAGCGGGTGGTGTGCCGCAGGGGCGCGTCGATCATGCGGCTGAGGTCGTATCCAGAGAAGCGGTCGCATTTGACGGCCTTGATGTCTTTGAGTGGGTGATAAGGCAACTTTGGTAGTAACTCCTGACGGCTGCGATTAGCCCTCATCAACTGATGACGAGGACCGTGAAGTCACTGGTGAAGCAACGAAATCGCACCGGTGTTGTGGTGTAACATTGGCACAGAACTTAAAGCTGTTAATCAGCTATCTTTACGGATCTTCAAGTGATTTCGACGCAGATCGTCAACCCAGTTCATAGACACGACGTGAGCCACACCCGAGTCACAGGTAACGCGCACCGTCGCCGCGACCACCACATGTTTTGCTCGTCCTGCAACAACCGCTGCTTTTTTCTGTTTCTTTTTCGCAACGGATATATCAACGAAACAAGAGAGCGGAGCTCGAAAGCCGCACCATGTCGATCGCAGGcgcagcagcggcagcgacttGCTCGCTACCTCGCCTCCGCCGCGCCCGCGAGGTGGTCATCACACCGTCCCCGCGCGCCTCATCGCGGCTCCTTTCATCTGACTGGCGGCGGTCGCCCGCGGGACGAGTCCTCGTCCCCGGTCCGCCGCTCCCCACCCCGCGACTCCGCCGCGCTAGGCTCCTACTCGTGGCGAGCGCCGTGGACTCCACCCagccctcctcctcttccgccaAAACTGTCGTCCCGGACAACGAGTTCTCAGTCGCCAAGGTTTCCTCCTTTATTCGCTTCTTTCTCACCAAAGAGATTATTGTTTTGCTTGTGTCCACGATACACCGTAGAGGCGGGGTAGGTTGGGGTGAGGCATATATGATAATTAAAGGGATCTAGGGCCTTCTTTTAATAGCTTTAGAGTTGGGCTTCATAGACCACTACTGGACTGTTCATACAATGTGACGATTTGCTTGATTATGTCCAGATTCATCTTGGATTAGTTCCTTTCTTGATTAAATCTAGTTAAATGTTAAGAATCTGAAGATGAACTGCATAATTATTTTTGATGAACTTCATATCAAGTATAACATAACCTAGATTAATTATTTTGGCTACAATAGTCTGAAAAGAAGTTTGTTTTAGCATATACGTATACGTATACTGAAAGTACAGTTTATTTTTTCTATGCATTCTGTATATACTGAGACATAGTGTGTGAAAATTGCAAATTCTCTGTGGATGTATATGAGAAAATATATTTGATAGAAATTAATAGATTCGGATCGGTTGAAAAGTTGGGTTATAGGGCTGAATTTAGCTCCACTCAAGCTTAGTTACAAAGACTATCATCTGTCAAGCTCAGTTAAAAGTTAGGGGTGCTTGAGCTCAATTCATtgtatattaattcatatatatttAGTCCAGAAAGTTGTACGGCTTAGTAGTTGTACAACTTTGATGTTTGACATAACTTTCTTATCATGTTACAGGTTTCATTTGGTGTTATTGGTTTAGCAGTGGGTGGCAGTCTTCTCTCGTAAGTTCATGCACTGTACATACATAGATGACCAAACCAGCATTTTGATGTCCATAACCGAGTGGTTTTTTTGTTCCTAGATATGGATTTTGTGCATATTTCAGTATTCTGCCTGGGTCTGAGTGGTCTGCTCTAATGCTGACATATGGATTTCCTCTTGCAATTATTGGTATGGCTTTGAAGGCAAGTAACTTCTTTGGGAAAGCTTGGTATCTTTGTGAATGCAAAAGATAATGATTATTATTAGTGATATAAATGATTTCCTCTATATGttgatattatattaatttgACACTTTGACTCAGTCATTTATACAAATTTGCAGGCAATACTCTCAGTCTCAGCACTAATTGCTGAGTTCATTCTGCAATCTTGGTCATAACAATTGTCTCATACAAAAAGAAGTAAAAGTGAATAAAAGGAACCATATCTAGTTCAATTTAAATTAAAGTACTGTCATTTGGTGCAACCAACCAACACGCATAATAAATGTTTAGGAGTCATATTTCTTTGTGTTATAGAGAGCTTGGAGTTAGAAAATTCCCTTTTAGCTGAAAATTCCAAGTTTTAGGTGCTAAAGACCAAATTCTGGTGCTTTCAGGGTTAAATATGAGTCCAATACTGGTTTCAATAATCTGTCAAACTAGTATGGTATTTAAATACCTGGTGGTATATAAACCTATAATATTTGGTATCACtaaagataaaaattaaaaaaatggaaGCATACTGAGCATTACTGTGTTGCCTGGTCCACTACGAGTACTTGGTCCAACCTCCATAAGTACCTAGcctatgttttaaaccatagtcCTAACCATGCTTTAGCTGGGAGCTTTAATCTCATTAAATGTCATGAGAGTTAAATTCCTCCTTGATGAACTTACAGGTTTCTTGTCTAGTTCTGAACATTATGACCGAATTTtaagtggataacattcctaaagTCAATATTTGCTTACCTCATACTAATTTTTTGTGCATTAGATCATGCTAAATTTGTAGATGTTTCATCTGAGCCCTTTCTCCATGGTTACCAAGCAATATACATAAAATTCTAGAAGTCCAATGAGTAACTCATTCTGCAGAATTTACAACAGAAGAATATATTTGTTCATTTCATGACTATTTAAGCACGTCATAgattctttgaaaagaaaattttaccttttaaaattttctattaattgaTGTGGCATACATGCAGTATGCAGAGCTCAAACCGGTGCCATGCCTAACTTACTCTGATGCAGAGGTTCTGAGGGAAAGATGTGCTACTCCTATTCTTAAGCAGGTGAAGTTTTAAAGCTGTTGTAGGTTTTTTGGCTCCAGTTGATTCAAACTAAGGATATTATGAAcattaaaactattttttttctgttttttccATTGTTCTTAGAAGGAAATGCATCATGTTCCATGATAACATTAAAGGGGATTGATCTATAGGATCCTAACTCAAGTGTCAAAAAGCATATGGATTATTTAGAAGTAAATATATTCTGGAAGGTCAGAACATGAATATGTCTTTTATCTTAAAGagcataagaaaagaaaattatttatggatacaagaaaaaggaaaagagaaattaGGCAGAAAAAAGAGATTGGATAGGCACAAGGACTTCATGCATCTTTCCTTATTAAATTGTTGATCCCTCTCAATCATCATGTTACTGTAGGATCAGGTTTGATATGGAGCACACAAGGACTATATCTTAATTTTTAAGCACAGTTCTTAAGCCTTTTTTCATAGGAATCAAGTTTTTGGACACCTGAGATTTGATATTCAATCTTGATGGGTTATGATTTTGTGGTTTAATACAATTGTGATCAAATGTCTGATTGCTTAAGAAGATTTCTTTTGTCTTGATGCATCTTGAGAAGTATCTTTATATATAGTGAGAAGCTTGCTATGTAGAGCCTCATTTGACTAGCACCTACTTAGCTCTTTAGGTAAGGAGTGATGTTACACGATATCGTTATGGTGATGAGCAACACTTGGACGAGGCATTGAAACGAATTTTCCAATATGGCCAGGTAATCCCTCTGACTAATCAACAATCTGATGCATTTTATTAGTTTgggttccattctttttattccTTAGACAAGATATATGCTTCTTTTTGGTTCAATGTATGGAGCTTTTGCAATATTTTGAAGGAAAGTATACTTTTATAAGTGAATTTACTATAAAATAGTGAAAGttgtggaaaaaaaaaatgcCTATGTTCCTAAATGTATCAGGGTAACTTGGATTTTCTGACAATTACTACTCTAGTTCAGAACTCCATTCACAGTTTTTCTGTGCATTTATAAGCAAATATGTCTGCTCAAGTGTAAAGATTTCATGTGTTGTTTTTGTCATTTTATCAATCGAAAATGGAAAGTTACCCTTCCTAACTGCTGTATGTCATTTTGCCAACTTAGTATCTCTCACTTCACCCCAAATTTCAGTGCTTCTATATTGTAATTAGTCAGTGGCACCTTCCTCTGCATCATAGTTTATCTGCAGATGGTGATTGTTTCTTGACCTTTGTTTAAGATGTAGGAATCAACATTATTTGCTTCTAAAGTAATGATACAAACTACAAAGTAATGATACACATTCTCATATTTTATCTACTTCTAAAATTTGTCTTGCCAATAAACAgttatcatcatcatattttgcCATCATCATTATCCAATTTATGCAGTCTTCTAGCTATATTGAGTCAAATATAGGTTGTTATGCTTATTATGAGGATCAATGACTTTTTATTAGTGATATTCATTGTGGATTCCTACTTTTCCAATTTGCTAATTGTTAGCTGACATTTTTTGTTCATTGATTTATATAGGGTGGTGGGATCCCACGGCGTAGTGCACCAACCTTACAGACTATACGTGAAGAAGTATGTTGTTACCACATCTAAGCAAAGTTCCATTGTCCATTATGAGAATGTGCTTCTTAATTTTATGGAATCTAATGACATGTTGCATCTACATAATCTTATTGTTATTGCAACTATGAGAATGCATTAGTGTGCTCAATCGGGAGATTTAGTTTGATTTTGTTGTGACCTAGGAAAAAATATGAGCATGGAAGTTTATACTAGTATTCAGACATTATAAATTTTCAATGTCCTTATACAAGCTTTTTTACTTTTTTAGagaaagttagaaaaaaaaagccCATCATATTTATTTATTGAGAAATTGAAATCAAGCAGGTATAGACTGTCCATAGTAGAAGAGAGGAAAAAGATAAAATGGAGGCAACTCAAAATTGGAAACGTGGAAGGGCAAATTAGAAGAGGAGTTGCCAAACTAGAAGATTTCAAGTTCCAGTTAGCTGAAGTAGTTGTTGCCAAGCAAACGGAGTGCACTTGTAAGAATAAAATTGGCAGAAGCCCCTTATAGATTCTGCAGTTGCAATACTTTTAAATGCTCAAACAGAGAGTGTTGAACCCAGTTCGACCATAGGGCTGTGTCACCAATATTCTCAGATCTTCAATACTTGTAATCTTACAAGTGCAATGTGAATCCAGTGGATAGGATATGCTTTATTGTTTGATTATCCAGATATCTTTGGCAGAAGAACAAGGACAAATAATTCATGGTTGCAAGCCCAGATATGCAAAGATTCAGTTGAAATTTGAGCTGAAGGTTGGATGAATTGTATAGGAATTTGAAGTTTGTGTATGTAAAGAAACATAGTCCATGGCCTCCCACGGATATTTTTATGATATAGATTTCTTTAGAACCCCCTAAACTTGTGTACTTCCTATTGAGAATTTGTAATGTGAATACTAAACTGAAAACATGTATCGTTGTGATTTGTTGGGCAACTTGCTTCATGTACATCACACTTATGATACAGTTAGTAAAACTCATGGGGATAGCGCAATATTTCCTGTTCATATTTTGGAAACCAGATCTGAATTTGTGGTCAAATTTAAACAGCCGCACTAGACTgttgtattagattcaaattgttctatatatatttttactcaagtgGCTCAGGATATAGATGGGTCATAAATTCCtaacaaggttagatgatttagatTTTCACATTTATATAAGATCTTTGTTCTGACTCCTTAACCATGTAATTTTGGGATTATTGTACTGGTTCATTATATTTGATATTTCCAATATTGAATAAGCATTGAGAATAGGTTTTCTAGTTTGTGGGCACTTTTATTCGTTGTTGATGGATGTAATCCTGCAATGGCTTAATTATGTTCTCCTTTTAGGTCACTGAAGATGGAAAGTACTGCTTGGTTCTTGTGTTTGAAGCAAAAGCTTTGAAGTTGTCTGATTTTGAACAGAGACAGGTACATCACCTTTTTTCAtttcaattattatttattaaaggtGACCTAGAATCGAAAGCAGAGATTCTACCGCTGTCTTTAGCTAAAGCTGCGTCCTATACATGCTATTGACCTGGAAATTGTAGCCTCGGTTTCACCAGATTCACCATGTAGTTGTTAGAGAATACTGCATACTGACTTGACATTCACAATCCTTCAGGCAAAATTCACGTCGTTCTTTGGACCAGGAATCATTGCGGAAATTGGTGATTTTCTTCTGCCTTTTAGTTTACGCATTGAAATTATAAGCTTTAAGTTAGTATTCAAGTGTTTTTGACTAAATATTGTTGGATTGCAGGGAAAGGAGAAGCTGATCTTTATGAAGTTCGCCTTATTTCGCAGACAACTTAAGAACCAAATTCACAAATATAGTATTTCCTTAAATCTTTTACAGGATAATGCCAATGTAAATTTCTCATCCTAATCCAATTACACGCAACAGATTCAGTGCTGAAAATTTCAGTTGAGCAGAGAAACCATCTCTTcctttgttttctctttttcatttttgctTCTATTTACCATATCATCATCTTGAAGAACAAATGTATGTTGACCACGGCAGTAAACACCACTACTCACTGCCATGATTCTCAAAGTTCAGATAACATGTATACTTGTATATGAATTGTTGCATTGCTCTAATCATCTGCTGCTGTATATGGTGATTTGTTGTTAGCAGGCATTGATCGGGTCAGCAAACTAATAAAttattgataggatataaatttatttgttACACTTCAGTGGCTTTCCAAATCCTTTTCCGAAGTAGCTCTGCTGCTTCATGGGCCATCATTTTGGGCTACATCTATGTGCTTATCGTGTCTGAGATCTCTAAGGATATTTGCAAGGAATGtgctgcatgtatatatatatatatatatatatatatatatatatatatatatatatatatatatatatatatatatatatatatgagtgtgTACCATACGATGCACAACATGCACAAAATTCGCATTGATGTGTAGTTGGGAGAGCGTTTAATATACAGGAGTTCTTAAGTTAACTAAAGTTGTCTGGATGAAGATGTTATCATGAATCTTATAGTCTTAGGATTTGGATACTAAGattatttaatttcttttttttttcttatccggaATGCAATTATTCTCTGTTCTTAAAATACAAGAAATTTCTACCGACACACCACTCAATGCTAGCCAGATCTCGGTCCTTTTCATCTGAAGTCAACGCTGGAGAAATCTTATGGCAGATACGACATCCAAAATATGTCGAGTGTACCACACTACAATTGGACGTTCCAAAACAAGCTGCATTCGAGTTGCTAGAATATGTGACATTTTGACCACTCCTTTGTTGTTGCCCATGGAATAAGACGACGACCAAACTCGCAGACCTGCGTGCTCTCTCATGTATTAGCTTATTCGAAAACAAAGACTAGCGGCCATGGGGATGTGGCGTTGACAGTTCGTGGTCAGTTGACTTTGAATGCTAGAGAAGCTTAGATATTTAAAATCATTATTGACAGTTTTCCCAAAGATATTTTTCTCTCTCCTCAGATGGCTAATGCTAATTATATTATAGTTTTAAGAATATTTTTATATCATCTTAAGTAATTTTCTCTTaattaatcttttatcaaaattatattatttcttgTAACTTCATAGTTCATACATCCACTTCAATATTATCATgtcaataatataaatttattgtatatgttatttcttaACTTCCTAACatttacattcatatatatatatatatatatatatatatatatatatatatatatatatatatatatatatatatatattctgtatACATTCAATAATAAACTGATGTAAGGCAAAATAGAAAATGAATTATTCGAATTGCCAGTTGAATATTTTCTACGGAAAATAGAAAATGTGAATATGTTTCAGAAAAATTATCCATTTATTTATTTCCATATTATGactcttatattcattcataattatacaaatcaataaaaaaaagaaaacccaaACATGTTATTAAAGATCATCACACACCATGATGATCAACAAACGCACGATTTACGAGGAAGATTGAGTCCTTAATCTTCTATTAAGAAAGAAGGGTGACTTATTTTTACTTCTGCTTCACGTAAAAGACGGGTCAAATGGAAGATTGGGCAACGTCGAAGTCATAAATATGTGTGACGTGCATAAAACTTGGTCACCAAGATTCATTAAAATTATTATGCAatgaaatataataaatacatcaaCATGAACGAGATGCATTGGCTCTACATGTTGTTGACTGTATGACTCTAGTAGCCCATATCATCCTTCATATAATACTTTTGTTTCTATAGCTGATGTCAG
Above is a genomic segment from Musa acuminata AAA Group cultivar baxijiao chromosome BXJ3-4, Cavendish_Baxijiao_AAA, whole genome shotgun sequence containing:
- the LOC135637227 gene encoding uncharacterized protein LOC135637227 produces the protein MSIAGAAAAATCSLPRLRRAREVVITPSPRASSRLLSSDWRRSPAGRVLVPGPPLPTPRLRRARLLLVASAVDSTQPSSSSAKTVVPDNEFSVAKVSFGVIGLAVGGSLLSYGFCAYFSILPGSEWSALMLTYGFPLAIIGMALKYAELKPVPCLTYSDAEVLRERCATPILKQVRSDVTRYRYGDEQHLDEALKRIFQYGQGGGIPRRSAPTLQTIREEVTEDGKYCLVLVFEAKALKLSDFEQRQAKFTSFFGPGIIAEIGKGEADLYEVRLISQTT